The nucleotide sequence GTTGCATAGATTCTGGTACAGTATTTCTAGCAGTATGCTTATACTGGTACATTTGACATTAAAATATGCCCATCACCTTGAAATTAAGTAGCGGATTTGAAGAGATACTGCCAAATTGATATTTTTAAGATAATAAACAATTTAGATATTTAAGATAATAAACAATTgttattaaacaattaaaattcagttttctgaTAATGCACTCTTTAAATAAtacatataatttttttattttatttatttattgagggAGTAAAAGGAATTTCTCTTTCTGCTGTTGATATTTAGAAGAATCTATTGGGCAGGTCCAGGAGCAACACCATTCATGCTCATACCCACTCTCCACCAACCTCTTTCTCTGTCCACATTACTGCTTGTGGCAGCTTTAATTTCACTTTTGCTGCTGTTAAGATTAGTAAACTCCCTCTTGAAGAGCCTGGGAAATGACTTGCACCACCACCAAACAGTGAAACTGATAAcacaaaaaacttttaaaagcaaaGAATATtatcttttaaatctttttcagtcTTTCAATAATCTGAGGGTTAGTCTATACAGGGATCTAGTCCACAGCAAGCCTGGGTGGAAATCTACAATGCATCAACCTGCCGTGCACTAAGCATCCATGTGGATCTTGTTCTGGAGTGCACTCTGACCTAACGCTGTTAGACCTTCATGCTAAGGAAATGTTAGTGTATGGCAACAGAGTCCATGCGGCTACTTAGCGTACGGCAGGTTGATGAACTGTAGATTCATACCCaggcttgctgcacactaagtcTCATGTACAGAAAAGCCCATAGAGGCTACGTGTAAAttcaacattttcagacagaagaatgatttttttttaaattgacaatgACCCTTTAAATTATTAAATGTGATTTTCTTATTCTTCACAAACCCCACAGTGCTATATGACAACTTTGTACTTGAACTATTATTTTTTCACCTATACTTAGCCAAGGAAGTCACTTGACGCTGGCTAGGATGAGGAGCTGAGCATTCTCCCATTTCCTGTCTCTAGTTTAAAGTGCATTTGTCCAGTCCGTCTTTTGATATAAAAAGCTCTCATGCTTCCTTTGAGAACGAAAATGTCATAAATGGTTCCTTAGTGCATTTTAGAGAGACTGTAGGATTATGATATGAAAGAAGTTAAGAATGTGTTCTATCGAATACGTAAAGCTTTGTTTCTGAAGGATAGTTAAGCGATGGAACAGATCATCAAGTAAGGTTGTGGAATcatcatcactggaggtttttaagaacagattagacaagcCTTTCCGGgatagtctaggtatacttaatcctgcctcagatggactagatgacctcttgaggtcccttccagacttcTACTTCTATCAGTCTATGaacagctttatttatttatatcaaaCATGTCTAAAGAGTTTGATTATTAATAGGTGAGACATAGTATATTATGTTAAGAATCAACGTATTCCCAGAAGTGTATTGTTCTAGCAGATAACATACTCAAATCAgtaaaagatttcagagtaaatCAGATGTGCAATTTATTTTCTAATCCCGAGTGACCAACATCTTAAGtacaaaatagaaaaatgaaattaagcTGCTCACCTTTGTCTTTATGTAGAATTGAGATGACTGGTGTATGGGCAAATCCATGATACTATTTGAATTTGTGACACTATTACTATTAGTGTGTTCATCTTCTCTGCTGCTGTCATCAGACTGATCAAAATCATCACTCTCCTGGtccatttcctcctcttcttccacctcctcctcttgttCAGCACCatgttcttcctcttcctcctcctcctcttggttACCAGTGGATTCTTCATCCACTGCAATAAGCCTATTGTTGTTTTCTTCTAACTGTTCTTGCTGGGATTCAATTCTGTCACCAAGTCCAGACTCTGCTCCACCTATTTCCCCATTCCTTGCAATGTGCTCCTCCTCTTGTTGTtgtaactgctgctgctgctgctcctcctccacaACTCGATTCATCTGCTCCTCATCTACTTGGCTTGAGGAAGCATTACCTCTAAGAGATGCTCCAGTTCGTCGCCTCTTGCTGCCCACAGACAGCAGTTCCTGATTCATTTCCAAAAGCCAGCTTGCTACTTCTTGGACCTTGGCTAGACTATCTGATGATGCAAATGCTTTCACATtctaaggagaaaaagaaaatttgGAGAATGATTAGAAAAATAGTGCTTGATTTTATTAAATCATTCTTTTACTAGTTATATAATTGGCttatttctgacattttaaaattccaacTACAAATTAGCAACGGATAATTTAAATgtgaacaaaaaaacccatgtcAGTAGCACAGTACAACAACATTCTAAAAAGACAACAACTGTATACCAGGAAAAAGTTTGGCTGGGTTGTTAAATATGACATTGCAGGTAGCATCATGAATATTGGTAGTGAGGCACAGAAGTGTTTTTGCTGACATTAAAAAACATTCAGTCTCGGTCAGACCCTTGGAAAGGAAAATTTTAGCCCAGGGCAGTCAAGTTTGGCACAGTTGCGAGCAAtcaaaaacagggtcttataatggaaggTGT is from Chelonia mydas isolate rCheMyd1 chromosome 4, rCheMyd1.pri.v2, whole genome shotgun sequence and encodes:
- the FBXW7 gene encoding F-box/WD repeat-containing protein 7 isoform X5, with protein sequence MNQELLSVGSKRRRTGASLRGNASSSQVDEEQMNRVVEEEQQQQQLQQQEEEHIARNGEIGGAESGLGDRIESQQEQLEENNNRLIAVDEESTGNQEEEEEEEEHGAEQEEEVEEEEEMDQESDDFDQSDDSSREDEHTNSNSVTNSNSIMDLPIHQSSQFYIKTKRSVMRNDITIYTQPF